AGAGGTGGATCGCGATGCCGTCCTCGGCGACCGAGTAGAACAGCCCGCCGACCGAGGCGACGAGCCGCGCGATGTTGGTCGCCGCGCCGGGATCGCTGCTCCACGCCCAGCGCTGCCGCGTGGCGTCGGCGGCCAGCGGATTGGTGTCGAAATAATGCTCGCCGTCGCGCGACAATCCGGCGAGGGCCCCGTTGTAGAGCGCCAGCTCCAGCACGTCGGCGTACTTGCCGTCGAGCTCCAGCGTCAGCATCCGCTTCGCCCAGTGGACCAGCGCCACCGCGGCGGAAGTCTCCGCCCGCGCCGTCTCGTTGGGGAGCACGCGCGCCGGGCCGAAGGTGCCGTCGGCGTTCTGCCCGACGCCGCCGGTGACATACATCTGGTTGCCGGTGACGTCGGCCCACAGCGCCTCGACCGCGCGCTGCAGCGATCCGTCGCGCCGCTCGCCGGCAAGGCACGCCATCGCCGCGTACATGGTGAAGGCGCGCGTTACGTGGCCGACGGCGGTGTCTTCGTTGCGCACCGGCCGGTGCGACTGGTTGAAGCTGTAGCTGCCGCGCGCGAACGGCTTGTCTTCGTCGCCGCGCGCCAGCGCCTCGATCGCGAAATAATTCGGCAACTGCCCGCGCGCGTCGATGAAATACGACGCGAAGTCGAGATGCTTCTCGTCCTTGGTGACGCCGTGCAGCCGGATCAGCGCCAGCTCGATCCCCTGATGCCCGTCATAGCCATGCTTCTGCTCCTCGCCCGGCCCGAAGGTCGCGCCGATGTGCGCCGCGAGCTTCAGGATCGGCTCGATCAGCGTCTGCTCGCCGGTCGCCTGGAAATGCGCCACCGCCGCCTCGATCAGATGGCCGGCGACGTGCAGCTCGTGGTCGTCGCGAAGGTTCGTCCAGCGCTTCTCCGGCGCGCGCGCGATGAACCACGTGTCGAGGTAGCCGTCCTCCAACTGCGCCTTGGCATAGAGCCCGGCGATGGTCTCGATCTGGCCTTCCATCGTCGGCTGGCGGCGGAAGGCCAGCGCATAGCTCGCCGCCTCCAGCCACTTGCCGATCTCGGCGTCCCACAGCACCTGCGGCGTGAAGCCGTGCTCGTCGGCCGGAAGGCGGATATCGGGCGGCGGCTTGGCGACGGCGAGCTGCTCGAACATCCCGGCCGCTTCCATCGCCGCGTGCTGGTACGGAATCGTACGCGTCAGCACCGTTTCCAGCCGCTCGCGCCAGAAATCGCCTTCGATGCTGACGGTGACGAAACTGACCGGTGCGTGCTGCTGCATTCCCCCCGACTCTCTCAGCCCGGGGCGAGGCTAGCACGCCACAGCCGCGCCGCTACTCCCTTGCCGGGAAGAGAAAAGTGACAATGAGCAGCGCCGGCCCGAGCGTCAGCGCGACGTCGGCGACGTTGAAGACGAACAGCGTCCGCTCGCCGAAATGGAGCAGCAGGAAGTCGACCACCGAGCCGAGCCGCACGCGGTCGATAAGGTTGCCGAACGCCCCGCCGACAATCAGCGCGAAGCCCGCGGCAGCGAGTCTGCCGCCGTCGGTCGAGCGCACCCAGAAGCCGCCGACGACGACGATGATGACCAGCGTCATGACGATCAGCGGCATGCCCGAGCCCGACAGAAACGAAAACGCGATGCCGGTGTTCTCGACGCGGTAGAGCGTCAGGATCGGCAGCAGGTCGATCGCCGAGCCCATCGGCAACTCGGCCACCGCGATCAGCTTGGCGATCTGGTCGAGCACCACCGTCACCACGATGATCGCGACGCCGAGGAAGGAGAGGGGACCCGCCGGCCGCCCGCGGCGCCAATCAGCCATCGAGCTTCAGCGCCCCGCGCCGTATCTCGAACAGCATCACCGCGGTCGCCACCGCGAGATTGAGCGAGTCCGCCTTGCCGGCCATCGGAATCTTGACCAGTGTCTTCAGCGCCGCCGAGGTCTCCGCCGTCAGCCCCGCCTGCTCGCCGCCCATCACGAGCAGCACCGGCGTCCGGTACTCGACGGCGCGATAGTCCGCCGTCGCCGCGAGATGCGTCCCGACCACGGTCCCCGACCACGCCGCCGCCAGCTTCGCGAACTCCGCCTTCGTCGCCCGCGCCAGCGGCACCGCGAACACCGAGCCCATGGTCGCCCGCACCGCCTCGACCGAAAACGGATCGACCGTATCGCCGACCAGGATGACGCCCGCCGCGCCGACGGCATCCGCCGTCCGGATGATCGTCCCGAGATTGCCGGGATCGCGCACCGCTTCGAGCGCCACCCACACATCGCCCGCCTTCGGCCGGATTGCCGCCGCCGGCATCAGCTTCTGCTCGAACACGCCGATCACGGTCTGCGGATTATCGCGGCGCGAAATCTTCGCCAGCACCGCCTCGCTCACCGACAGCACCGCACCGCCCTTGGCATGCGTCGACGATGCCAGCCGCGCCACCAGCGGCTGCGCGCCGGCGTTCGCCGCATACATCAAAGTCTTGACCGTCCACCCGGCTTCGACGGCGTCGGCGACAAGCTTCAATCCCTCGGCCACGAACAGCCCGCTCGCCTTGCGATTCTTGGGCAGCGCCAGCGCGCGGATGTCCTTGACGATCGGGTTGGCCAGCGACGTGATCGACTTGACCATGCCAGGCGAGGGCGGTCCGTCACGCATCATGGCAACCCACCCTCGGTCCCAACCCTCCCCTTGCGGGAGGGTCAAAACCGCGAAGCGGTTTTGGGGAGGGGCCGCGCTCGATCCACGCATGCCGCAGTACCCCACCCACCGCGCTACGCGCGGTCCCCCCTCCCCGGAACGGGGAGGGATAAGCGGAGCTCGCCGTGGCAAACTCCAATCCCTCCCCGGAACGGGGAGGGGGGACCATGCGGAGCATGGTGGGTGGGGAACCGCGTCGCGTGCTCACGCCGACCACCGCGAAAACAGCGACGTCGAAAGCTTCCGCCCGCCGCCTTCCTCCTGCAGCACCAGCTCGCCCGACTCGAGCAGCCCGCCGCGCCCGGCGAGCGACTCCGCCGCCAGCTCATCGATCGAATAGAACGAAGCCCGGATCGAGTACGCCGTGAGGATCAGGAACAGCGCCCGCTCCGACAACAGCCCGACGCACGCCGCCAGCAGCGGCCGCAGCGACGTGAAAATATCCCACACCTCGCCGTTCGGCCCGCGCCCGAATTTCGGCGGGTCGAGAATGATGCCGTCGTAGCGCGAACCGCGCCGCGTCTCGCGCTCGACGAATTTCGTCGCGTCCTCGCAGATCCAGCGGATCTTCAAGGCCTCCAGATGCCCGAGCGCCTGGTTCTCCCGCGCCCAGCCGATCGCCTTCTTCGACGCATCGATGTGCGTAACCTCGGCGCCGGCCTTCGCCGCGATGAGCGAAGCGACGCCGGTATAGGCGAACAGGTTGAGCACCTTCACCGGCCGCGCCGCACCGGCGATCAGGTCGCGCATCCAGTCCCAGTGCGTCGCCTGCTCCGGGAACACCCCGACATGGCGGAACGAGGTGAAACGCCCGAGAAAAGGCACGCCGTCGTATTGGATCGGCCACGTCTCGCCGAGCGGCTTCTTGTAGCGCCAGCGCCCGCCGGTATCGCCGCCTTCCTTCTCCTCGTCGCCGATGCCGACGAACTTGGCGTCCGCCGCCTCCCACTCGGCGGCCGGCCGGCGCGGCGTCCACAGGGCCTGCGCCTCGGGCCGCACGATGCGAAACCGGCCGTATCGCTCCAGCTTCTCGCCGTTGCCCGAATCGATCAGCGCGTAGTCGCTCCACCCGCGTGTCTCGAGGATCACGGGGGTTTTCCGCTGGAGCGTCCGGCGTGCGATGGATTCGGTGGCTGTCACCCTTCCTTTTATCTCGCCGGTGCAATGGAGCGCCAGCCGTTGATCCTCCCCCGCAAAGCGGGGGAGGGGGACCGCCGAAGGCGGTGGAGGGGGCGGCCCCCCCTCCGTCGGCTGCGCCGACAGCTCCCCCGTTGCACGGGGGAGGATCGCACCAACCCTTGCCGCGCCCGCGCCCCCCATGCGACCATTGGCTGAGGCCATCCTTCTCGGAAACATCAAAATGGAAATGTCGGGCGAGGTGAAGATCGACGCGCCGCGGACGCAGGTCTGGGCGGCGCTCAACGATCCCGCCGTCCTCAAGGACACCATCCCCGGCTGCACGGCGCTGACCAAGGTCAGCGACACGGAGATGACCGCGACCGTCGACACCAAGGTCGGCATGGTACGCGCCACCTTCAACGGCAAGGTGACGCTGTCCAACGTCAACGCGCCGCTGTCCTACACGATCACCGGCGAGGGCAAGGGCGGCGTCGCCGGCTTTGCCAACGGCGGCGCCGACGTCAAGCTTATCGAGGACGGCGACCAGACCATCCTGCGCTACACCGCGCGCGGCCAGGTCGGCGGCAAGCTTGCCCAGATCGGTGCCCGCCTGATCGACGCCACGGCCAAGCAGATGGCCGACCAGTTCTTCGCCAATTTCGCTGAGCGCGTCACCGAAGGTCCGCTGCTGCGCGCCGAGCACGCCGTCGAGCATGCGGTCGAGGACGCCGCCCACGCCGTTGCCGAAGTCGCCAAGGAAGGCGAGGAGGAAGTCGAGAAGGCCGCCGTCCGCGGCTTCCTCGGCGGGCCGATGATGTGGGGAATGCTGATCATCCTCGCCGGTGTCATCGTCGTATTGGTGGCGACCTGGTGACGGCAGTAGCCCTCACCGTAAACGGCAAGGCGGCCTCGGCCGAGGTCGAGGACCGAACGCTGCTGGTTGAGCTACTCCGCGAAAAAACTCGGCCTCACCGGCACGCACATCGGCTGCGACACGTCGCAATGCGGCGCCTGCCTCGTGCTGATGGACGGCGTCGCTGTCAAGTCGTGCACCGTGCTGGCCCGCCGCGCCGAGGGCACGCGCGTCGTCACCATCGAGGGCCTCGCGACCGGTGCCCAGCTTCACCCCATGCAGCAAGCCTTCCACGAGCACCACGGCCTGCAGTGCGGCTTCTGCACGCCGGGCATGATCATCAGCGCCGTCGACATGGTCCGCCGCCTGGGCAACGACCTCGACGACGCGACCGTCCGCCACGAGCTCGAAGGCAACATCTGCCGCTGCACGGGCTACCAGAACATCGTCAAGGCGATCGCCGCCGGCGCCGCCGCGATGCGCTGACATGTACGAGACGCGCTACCATCGCCCAGCGACGCTGGCGGAGGCCCGCGCCCTGTTCACGCCTGACGCCAGATACATCGCCGGCGGCCAGACATTGCTGCCGGTGATGAAGCAGCGCGTCGCCGCCCCGACCGACCTCATCGACATCGCCCGCCTGCCGGAGCTGCGCGGCATCGCCGTCGCCGGCGACACCCTCACCGTCGGCGCCGCCACGACCCATGCCGAGGTCGCGGCCTCCGACGTCGTGCGCCAAGCCATCCCGGCGCTTGCCGCGCTGGCGGCGCTCATCGGCGACCCGGCCGTCCGCCACCTCGGAACCATCGGCGGCTCGCTCGCCAACAACGACCCGGCCGCCGACTACGCCGCCGCGGTGCTGGCGCTGGACGCGACGATCCACACCGACCGCCGCGCGATTTCCGCCGCCGATTTCCTGCGCGGCCTGTTCACCACCGCGCTGCAGGACGGCGAGATCATCGTCAAGGTCGCCTTCCGCCCTCCGGCCAAAGCCGCCTACGAAAAATTCCGCAACCCCGCCTCGCGCTACGCCATCGCCGCCGCTTTCGTCGCGATGGCGAAGGACCGCACGGTCCGAGTAGCCATCACTGGCGCCGGCAACAACGGCGCCTACCGCGCCACCGCAATCGAAAAGGCACTGACGGAAAACTGGTCGCCCGCCGCCATCGACGCCGTCACGATCGACGAGACGACAATGCTGGGCGATATCCACGCCACCCCCGCCTACCGCGCCAACCTCGTGAAGGTCATGGCCAAGCGCGCCCTCTCGAGAGCGGGATAGACACTCCTCCCCAAAACGCCTTCGGCGTTTTGACCCTCCCGCAAGGGGAGGGTTCACCCTTGTTGAAACATCGAGCCCCAAAAAACTCCGCTTGAGCCCTCCCCTTGCGGGAGGGCCGAAACCGCAAAGCGGTTTCGGGGAGGGGTGTCTCTCCTCCGTTCGACCTCGCAGTGGGACCTCTCACCCTCCATGACCCCACGATTGCACTCCGCTCATACTTCCCGTTCCGGGCACGGCGACCGCGCCTATAGCCAAAGGCGAAGCGCGCTGGGTGGGGTTGCCTCCAACGCGCCCGAGTGCCATCTCATCCCACGCAATGATCGTCTGCTCCTGCAACGTCCTCACCCACTCGCGCATCCTCGCCGCCGCCCAGATGCTGGCCGCCGAGGATGCCTTCCGCCCGATCACCCCCGGCCGCCTGTTCAAGGCCCTGGGCGCCCGCCCCAATTGCGGCACCTGCTTCGCCACCATCCGCAAGGTCATCGCCGACGGCGGCCTGACCTTCACCTGCCCGGAGCTGCTGGCGAGCGTCGCGGAAGCCGCCGAGGATGAGCGCGAGCAGGAGATCCTCATCGTCATCGACGTTTGACCCCGCCAACAGCATCCACTAACTTAGAATTATTCCAAGAATAAGCGGAGAAGCGGCAATGAAGGGCGATCCCAAGGTCATCGACTACCTGAACCAGGCGCTCCGCCACGAGCTGACGGCGGTCAACCAGTACTGGCTGCACTACCGGCTGCTCGAAGATTGGGGCCTTGCCAAGCTCGCCAAGAAGGAACGCGCCGAATCGATCGAGGAGATGCAGCACGCCGACAAGCTCGTCGACCGCATCATCTTCCTCGACGGCTTCCCCAACATGCAGCAGCTCAATCCGCTGAAGATCGGACAGAGCGTGAAGGAGATCCTGGAGTCGGACCTGGAAGGCGAATACGAAGCCCGCGCCCTCTATTCGGAAGCGCGCGAAGTCTGCGACGGCGCCGCCGATTTCGTCTCGATGAAGCTGTTCGAGGTGCTGCTCGCCGACGAGGAGGGCCACATCAACTTCCTCGAGACCCAGCTCAAGCTCTACGCCGACATCGGCGCCGAGAACTACAGCCAGCTCAACGCCGAACCCGCCAACGAAGAAGCCGACCACGCGACGTGAGCTGAACGCCGCCGCCGCAACAAGCCGAGCCCTCCCCTTGCGGGAGGGCCAAAACCGCAAAGCGGTTTTGGGGAGGGGTAGCGGTGCCGCACCGATCCGTGCCCGCGCCGAATAAGCGCAACGCCCGCGCCATGCGCCGCGAAATGACGCCGGCCGAAGTGCGGCTCTGGCTACGGCTGAATCGCCGCCAGCTCGACGGCCTCCGCTTCCGCCGCCAAGCGACACTCGGCAACTACATTGTCGATTTCTTCTGCCCGGAGCGGCATCTGATCGTCGAGATCGACGGCGATCACCACGGCCACGACGCCGTTGTCGTTGCCGATGCGGCACGAACGACGTGGCTGGAAACACAGGGCCATCGCGTACTGCGCTTCTCAAATTCTGATGTGATGTCGAATCTCGACGGCGTCTACATGGCGATCTGGGAGGCAGCCACTGCACCCCTCCCCAAATCGCCTACGGCGATTTGACCCTCCCGCAAGGGGAGGGTTCAAGCGGAGTCCAGGTCGCTCAACGAGTCGAGCCCTCCCCTTGCGGGAGGGCCAAAACCGCAACGCGGTTTTGGGGAGGGGTGTGCCTCAGCAAGCGCTGCCCGTGACAATCGCCGCAGAGCTACGGCGTCCATCCGACGTCGCCGCGTTTTCCCTACCGCCCCGACTACCCCCGCCACCGCCTTCCACCAACCTCCACCCCAAACATCGTCGGCGTCCGCGCAAACGCCGCGATCCCCGCCAGCGCCGCGTCTTCCTTCGTGATGATCGCCGTGGACATCCCCTCCATCAGCTTCCCGTGCGGCCACTTGTCGACGAACGCGGCGCGAAATCCGCCCGCCTTCAGCACCGGCGCTATGCGCGCCGTGATACCGCCGGCGAGGTAGACGCCGCCGCGCGCCATGAACACCAGCGCCGTGTCGCCGGCGACGCGGCCGAGGTGCTCGGCGAAAATCGCCAGCGTCTCCTTCGCCTGCCCGTCGTCGCCGGAAAGTCCGTTGGCGGTGATCTCCGCCGGCGTGTCGTAGCGCGGCGCGACGCCGTCGCTGGCGCAGATCGCCTTGTAGAGCCGCACCATCCCCGCGCCGCAGAGCACCGTCTCCGCCGACACCCGCGGCCCATGCCGTTCGATGTGCGGCCACACATCGAGGTCGCGCGCCGTCACCGGCCCGAGGCCCACGTGCCCGCCTTCGCCGGGGATCGGAATCCACACGCCGCGGCTCAAGACCAGCGCCCCGGCGCCAAGCCCGGTGCCCGGTCCGATCACCACGCGCGCGCCTTCGCCGATCGTGCCGCCGCCGACCGGATCGATGTCGTCCGGCCCGAGCTCCGGCAGCCCCAGCGACTGCGCCTCGAAATCGTTGAGCAGTACGACCTCGGCCATCCCGAAACGCGAGATCAGAGTCTTCGGCGTCACCACCCAGTCGCAGTTGGTGAGCGGCACGCTATCGCCGGTGATCGGCCCGGCCAGCGCCAGCACCGCCGCCTTCGGCTCTGCGCCCGCCTTGCCGACGACGGCGTCGGCGATGGCATCGTCGATGGTGGGGAAGTCGGCGGTGTGCACGTTGGGCAGGCGCCGCACCGGCGCCTCGGCATCCTCGATCACCGCGAAGCGCGCGTTGGTCCCGCCGATGTCGCCGATCAGGATCGGGAAGGGGAGGTGGTCGAGGTATCCGTTCACCGCGTCGCTCCGGGAAACAAAAGCGCCTCAGGCCGCGCCAGCAGAATGTCCGCTGTCCGCCGGTTGAGCGCCATCGGAATATCGTAGTGCACTGCAAGACGGGTCAGCGCCTTGACATCGACGTCATGCGGCATCGGCGACAGCGCGTCGATAAAGAAGATCAGCGCCGAGATCTTGCCGTCCGCGATCAGCGCGCCGATCTGCTGGTCGCCGCCGACCGGCCCGCTTTTCAGGCGCGTGACGTCGAGTTCGGGGCAGGCCTCCAGCACGCGCGTGCCCGTCGTGCCGGTGGCATAGAGCGCGAATTCGGCGAGCGTCGCCCGATGGTCGCGCGCGAACTCGACCATCACGGCCTTCATCTGGTCGTGCGCGACGAGCGCGATCGCTCCCTCGCGGCGCATCCTAATCCTTGATGTACGGCTTGCCGTCCGCCGCCGGCGCGCGCGCCCGGCCGACAATGCCGGCAACCAGCACGATCGTCGCGATATACGGCGCCATGGCGAGGAACTCCGACGGGATCGGCACCTGCAGGATGGCGAGCTTCTGCTGCAGCGAATCCGCGAAGCCGAACACCAGCGCCGCCAACAGCGCGCCGACCGGATGCCAGCGCCCGAAGATCATCGCGGCGAGCCCGATGAAGCCGCGCCCGCCGGTCATGTTGTCGTCGAAGCGCCCGACCGAGCCGAGCGTGAACCACGCCCCGCCAAAGCCCGCCACCATGCCGCCGATGGTGACGTTGATGTAGCGCAGCCGATAGACGTTGATGCCCAGCGTATCGGCCGCCTCCGGATGCTCGCCGACGGCGCGGGCGCGCAGCCCCATGCGCGTGTGGAACAGATAGTACGTCGCGATCGCGATCATGATCGCCGCGCCGTAGACGAAGATGTTCTGCTGGAACAGCACGCGCCCGACCACCGGCAGGTCGGAGAGGAACGGAATCTCGATACCGCGGAACACCGGCGCATTGTTGAGCCAGCGATATTGCGTCAGCACCTGGCTCGACACGTATGACGTAAGCCCCAGCACGAAAAGATTTATGGCGACGCCGGCGATGATCTGGTCGACCCGGTAGGTGATGACCAGCGCGCTGAGCATCAGGCCCATCAGCCCGCCGACGATGATCGCGGCAACCAGCCCGCCCCAACCGCCGAGCAGCGAGCCCGCGACGGCGCCGGTGAATGCCCCGGAAAGCAGCATCCCTTCGATGCCGATGTTAACCACCGCGACGCGCTCCGACAGCACGCCGACCAGCCCGCCGAGCGCTATCGGCACCGCCCGCACGATCGTCGATTCCAGCATGCCGGTCAGCGAGAACGATTTCCCTGCCGTCGCCCAGACGAGGAATGCCGTGACGACGAGGAACAGACCGATGCCGAGGAAGATCGCCGACGTCCGCGCCGCGCCGCGCGCGAACTGCCGCGCGCCGAAGAACGCCAGCAACGCCGCCACCACGAACACGTATGGCGCCGCCGGCACGACGAGGTCGGGCACCGCGAACATGTCGCCGGGCAGCGCCAGCCGGAAGTCGGCCTCGCCGGAAAGCCCGATGCCGAAGATGCCGGCGACGAATACCGCGAGCGCCAGCAGCAGCCACCCGGTGATCAGCGTCTGCCGCCGCTTCGCCTGGTCGAGACTCGACGGCGCGTTGCTGGTGTCGCGGAGCGTCATCCTAGCCTTCCCCCGGCACGCGCTTGGCGAAGGCGAACGGGAAGATCGCGCGCACCAGCATCGGCGCCGCGACGAAGATGATGATCAGCGCCTGGATGATCGAGATGAGGTCGATGCGCACGCCGGCCGAGACCTGCATCTGTCGCCCTCCCGCCTCGAGCGCGCCGAACAGCAGCCCGGCGAGCAGCACGCCGACCGGATGCGATCGCCCGAGCAGCGCCACCGCGATCGCATCGAACCCGGCGCCGCCGGAGAAGCCGGGCGAGGCGCGGCCGAGCACGCCGAGCACCTGGTTGGCGCCGGCAAGCCCGGCGAGCGCGCCCGAGCACGCCATCACCAGCACGATGATCAGGCTGGAGCGCATGCCGGCGTAGCGCGACGCCTCCGGATTGGAGCCCGACGAACGGAACTCGAAGCCCGTCGTCGTCTTGAACAGCAGCCAGTAGACGAAGGCGACCGCGATCACCGTGATGATGATGCCGAGGTGAACGCGCAGCGTCGGGTCGAGCCAGGTGAGCAGCTTCGGCAGTTGCGCCGAAGGCAGCACCGACTGCGAGATCGGGTCGGAGCGACCCGGTTTCTGGATCGGCGGGTTGCGCAGCATGTAGTCGGCCAGCCGCATCGCGATGAAGTTCAGCATGATCGTGGTGATGACTTCGTGCGCCCCGGTCGCCGCCTTCAGCCAGCCGGCGATCGCCGCCCACAGCGCCCCGACGATCATCCCGGCGGCGAGCGCCAGCGGCAGGTGGATGAACATGGGCAGGTTGGTGAAGGCGAAGCCGACGGCCACCGCCGCCATGCCGCCGAGGATCAGTTGCCCCTCGGCGCCGATGTTGAACAGCCCGGCGCGGAAGCCGAGCGCCAGGCCGAGGCCGGCAAGCGTCAGCGGCGCCGCCGCCGTCAGCGTCTCGCTGATCGCCGAGATCGACCCGACCGAGCCGGTGAACAGCGCCCCGAACGCCACGCCGATCGAGGAGAGGCTGACGCCGGTGGCGAGCATGATGATGCCGCCCAGCACCAGCGCGATGATGACCGCGAGGATCGGCACCAGCACGATCTGCTCGACGTCGAAACGCGTGACCACGACGCGCCGCAATACTTCGGTCGCGATCGGCGAGGCCGGCTTGTCGCTGGTGCTCATGCCGTGACCCCGTCGGCGGTGGCGCCGGCCATGGCGAGGCCGATCTCCTTCACGTCCGCTTTGTCGTGCGTGAATTCGGCGACGATGCGCCCGCGGAACATCACCAGGATGCGGTCCGACAGCGACAGGATCTCGTCGAGCTCCGTCGAAACGATCAGCACGCCGACGCCCTGGTCGCGCGCCGCGATCAGCCGGTCGTGGATGTATTCGATCGATCCCACGTCGACGCCGCGCGTCGGCTGCGCCGCGATCATCAGCTTGATGTCGCGCGACAGCTCGCGCCCGACCACCAGCTTCTGCTGGTTGCCGCCGGACAGATGGTCGGCGAGCGCGAAGATGGAGGGCGTGCGCACGTCGAAATCGGCGACGATGCGCGCGCTCTCCTTGTAGACCTCCGGCCAGCGCATCGTGATGCCGCGCGAGAAGCGCCGCTCGTAGTAGGAATCGAGCACCGCATTCTCCGCCACCGTGAAGTCGGCGATCATGCCCGAGCGCTGCCGGTCCTCCGGCACATGCGCGATGCCGCGCCTATGCCGCTCTCGCGTCGAGGCACGCGTGATGTCCTGCCCGAGAAACGAGACGCTGCCGGCGAGCATCGAGCGCAGCCCCGTGATTACCTCGACCAGCTCGGTCTGCCCGTTGCCCTGCACCCCCGCGACGCCGACCACCTCGCCGGCGCGCACGACAAAATCGACGCCGTCGACCGCCACTTCGTCGCGCTCGTTGAGCGCGCGGATGCCTTTCACCTCGAGCAGCGTCGCCCCGACGCTGGTGGCCCGCTGGTCGACCGAGAAGCGCACCGAGCGCCCGACCATCATCTCGGCGAGATCGGCATCGGTCGCCGTCTTGGGATCGCCTTCGCCGACCACCTTGCCGCCGCGCAGGACCGAGATGCGATCCGCGACGGCGAGCACCTCGCGCAGCTTGTGCGTGATGAAAACCAGCGCCTTGCCGGCGTCGCGCAGCGACCGGATGATGCCGAAAAATTCGATAACTTCCTGCGGTGTCAGCACCGCCGTCGGCTCGTCGAAGATGATGACGTCGGCCGAGCGGAACAGCACCTTGATGATCTCGACGCGCTGCTGCAGGCCGACCGGGATCTCCTCGATGATCGCGTCGGGATCGACCTCCAGCCCATGCTCGGCGCTGATCGCCGACACCTGCTGCCGCGCCTTGGCAAGATCGAGATAGTCGAGTTTGCCGGTCGGCTCGACGCCCAGCACGACGTTCTCCGCCACCGTGAAGACAGGCACCAGCATGAAGTGCTGGTGCACCATGCCGATGCCGGCGTGGATGGCGTCCTTGGCGTCGCGGAAGCGCGTCGGCTTGCCGTCGATCAGGATCTCGCCTTCGTCCGGCCGGTAGAGGCCGGAGAGCACGTTCATCAGCGTGGATTTGCCGGCGCCGTTTTCGCCGAGCAGGCCGAGGATTTCGCCCGGCCGGATTTTCAGGTTCACGTCGGAGTTGGCGACGACGCTGCCGAAGCGCTTGGTGATGCCCTTGAGCTCGATTTCCAAGGTCGACCCGTCCCGCCGCCGATCTTCTTTTTCAGGCTCGCGCGCCCTCGAGCCTTTGTCTTTATGCAAGTCCGCCGCGTCCTTGTGGGACGCGGCGGGCCATATTGCGGTAGTCCGTGCGGGCTGACTAGCCCTTCACGGAGATCGAGCCGTCCTTGATGCCGGCGGCGATCTTGTCGAGCTCGGCCTTGAGGTCGGCGGGGACCGCCGAGTCGAGATCGTGGAACGGAGCCAGCCCGACGCCGCCGTTGGCGAGCGTGCCGACGATGACGCCGCCCTTGAACGAGCCATCGACCGCCTGCTTGATCGCCGCGACGGTGGTCGCGTCCATGTTCTTCAGGATCGAGGTCAGGAACACGCCCTTGTGCTCCGGATCGGTGTTGTACTGGTCGACGTCCACGCCGATGATCTTCAGCTTGTCGACGCCGAGTTCGGTGGCGAGCGCCGCCGACCCCTGCCCGACCGGGCCGGCGACCGGCACGACGATGTCCGCGCCTTCGTCGTTCAGGTT
The sequence above is drawn from the Bauldia sp. genome and encodes:
- a CDS encoding endonuclease domain-containing protein; this encodes MPAPNKRNARAMRREMTPAEVRLWLRLNRRQLDGLRFRRQATLGNYIVDFFCPERHLIVEIDGDHHGHDAVVVADAARTTWLETQGHRVLRFSNSDVMSNLDGVYMAIWEAATAPLPKSPTAI
- a CDS encoding glucokinase, producing the protein MNGYLDHLPFPILIGDIGGTNARFAVIEDAEAPVRRLPNVHTADFPTIDDAIADAVVGKAGAEPKAAVLALAGPITGDSVPLTNCDWVVTPKTLISRFGMAEVVLLNDFEAQSLGLPELGPDDIDPVGGGTIGEGARVVIGPGTGLGAGALVLSRGVWIPIPGEGGHVGLGPVTARDLDVWPHIERHGPRVSAETVLCGAGMVRLYKAICASDGVAPRYDTPAEITANGLSGDDGQAKETLAIFAEHLGRVAGDTALVFMARGGVYLAGGITARIAPVLKAGGFRAAFVDKWPHGKLMEGMSTAIITKEDAALAGIAAFARTPTMFGVEVGGRRWRG
- a CDS encoding methylglyoxal synthase, which codes for MRREGAIALVAHDQMKAVMVEFARDHRATLAEFALYATGTTGTRVLEACPELDVTRLKSGPVGGDQQIGALIADGKISALIFFIDALSPMPHDVDVKALTRLAVHYDIPMALNRRTADILLARPEALLFPGATR
- a CDS encoding ABC transporter permease, which produces MTLRDTSNAPSSLDQAKRRQTLITGWLLLALAVFVAGIFGIGLSGEADFRLALPGDMFAVPDLVVPAAPYVFVVAALLAFFGARQFARGAARTSAIFLGIGLFLVVTAFLVWATAGKSFSLTGMLESTIVRAVPIALGGLVGVLSERVAVVNIGIEGMLLSGAFTGAVAGSLLGGWGGLVAAIIVGGLMGLMLSALVITYRVDQIIAGVAINLFVLGLTSYVSSQVLTQYRWLNNAPVFRGIEIPFLSDLPVVGRVLFQQNIFVYGAAIMIAIATYYLFHTRMGLRARAVGEHPEAADTLGINVYRLRYINVTIGGMVAGFGGAWFTLGSVGRFDDNMTGGRGFIGLAAMIFGRWHPVGALLAALVFGFADSLQQKLAILQVPIPSEFLAMAPYIATIVLVAGIVGRARAPAADGKPYIKD
- a CDS encoding ABC transporter permease; the protein is MSTSDKPASPIATEVLRRVVVTRFDVEQIVLVPILAVIIALVLGGIIMLATGVSLSSIGVAFGALFTGSVGSISAISETLTAAAPLTLAGLGLALGFRAGLFNIGAEGQLILGGMAAVAVGFAFTNLPMFIHLPLALAAGMIVGALWAAIAGWLKAATGAHEVITTIMLNFIAMRLADYMLRNPPIQKPGRSDPISQSVLPSAQLPKLLTWLDPTLRVHLGIIITVIAVAFVYWLLFKTTTGFEFRSSGSNPEASRYAGMRSSLIIVLVMACSGALAGLAGANQVLGVLGRASPGFSGGAGFDAIAVALLGRSHPVGVLLAGLLFGALEAGGRQMQVSAGVRIDLISIIQALIIIFVAAPMLVRAIFPFAFAKRVPGEG
- a CDS encoding ABC transporter ATP-binding protein; amino-acid sequence: MEIELKGITKRFGSVVANSDVNLKIRPGEILGLLGENGAGKSTLMNVLSGLYRPDEGEILIDGKPTRFRDAKDAIHAGIGMVHQHFMLVPVFTVAENVVLGVEPTGKLDYLDLAKARQQVSAISAEHGLEVDPDAIIEEIPVGLQQRVEIIKVLFRSADVIIFDEPTAVLTPQEVIEFFGIIRSLRDAGKALVFITHKLREVLAVADRISVLRGGKVVGEGDPKTATDADLAEMMVGRSVRFSVDQRATSVGATLLEVKGIRALNERDEVAVDGVDFVVRAGEVVGVAGVQGNGQTELVEVITGLRSMLAGSVSFLGQDITRASTRERHRRGIAHVPEDRQRSGMIADFTVAENAVLDSYYERRFSRGITMRWPEVYKESARIVADFDVRTPSIFALADHLSGGNQQKLVVGRELSRDIKLMIAAQPTRGVDVGSIEYIHDRLIAARDQGVGVLIVSTELDEILSLSDRILVMFRGRIVAEFTHDKADVKEIGLAMAGATADGVTA